The Anabaena sp. PCC 7108 region GGGAAACAGCCTTAACAGCGTCTTCTTGACCGATGAGGCGCTGGTGTAAGGTGTCCTCCATGTGCAGCAACTTCTCGGACTCAGATTCGGTGAGTTTGTTCACCGGTACACCAGTCCAGGAAGCGACAATGTGAGCGATGTCTTCTTCTGTAACTACAGGTTCAATACCGTCACCACTAGCACCGTTACTCTTTGTTTGAGCAATAGTGCGGATTTCGGCTTTGATCTCCATTTCCCGATCGCGTAATTCTCCGGCTCGGTCAAAATCCTGAGAACGGACTGCGTCATCTTTTTCTTTTAAGATTTGTCGCAGTTCCTTGTCTAACTCTTTCGCTGCGGGGGGCAATTGAGAGTTAATCAAACGCACGCGAGAACCTGCTTCATCAACCAAGTCAATGGCTTTATCTGGCAAATAGCGATCGCTGATATATCTATCAGACAGTTTCGCCGCTGCTACTAAAGCTTCATCGGAGATTTTCAGCTTGTGGTGTTGCTCGTAGCGTTCGCGCAAACCATATAAAATTTCAATTGTTTCATCAACGGTTGGTTCACCCACCATTACAGGCTGGAAGCGTCTTTCCAACGCCGCATCCCGTTCAATGTGCTTGCGGTATTCATCTAAAGTTGTTGCGCCGATACACTGCAATTCACCCCGCGCCAAAGCTGGTTTGAGGATATTTGCCGCATCAATCGCCCCTTCAGCTGCACCCGCACCAATTAGGGTATGAACCTCGTCAATTACCAGGATGACATTACCCGCAGAGCGGATTTCATCCATGATTTTTTTTAGGCGTTCTTCAAATTCACCCCGGTATTTGGTTCCTGCTACGAGTAAACCAATATCGAGGGTAACAACACGCTTATCTTCCAAGATGTCAGGGATATCTTTGTTAGCAATACGCGATGCCAAACCTTCAGCGATCGCAGTCTTACCAACCCCTGGTTCACCAATCAGCACTGGATTATTTTTAGTCCGGCGACCCAAAATCTGAATCACGCGCTCAATTTCTTTCGCACGCCCTACCACAGGATCAAGTTTATTGTCCGTGGCCATTTGGGTCAGGTTGGAGCCAAATTCATCCAAAGTCGGGGTTTTTGTGCGACCAGATGGACCTCCTCCTGGTGAAACTTCGGCAGTTTCTCCCAGCATTCGGATTACCTGAGTTCTCACCTTAGATAAATCTACACCGAGGTTTTCTAACACCCGGGCTGCTACACCTTCCCCTTCGCGGATTAGGCCCAACAGCAGATGCTCGGTGCCTATGTAGTTATGCCCCAATTGGCGTGCTTCTTCCAAGGATAGTTCTAGAACTCGCTTTGCCCGTGGCGTAAACGGAATTTCCACGGCAACAAAGCCAGATCCTCGACCTATAATTTTTTCAACTTCAATTCGGGCATCTTTAAGATTAACGCCCATCGATTTCAGCACCTTGGCGGCCACTCCTGTACCTTCGCCAATCAGACCCAGGAGGATCTGCTCAGTTCCGACAAAGTTGTGACCTAAACGGCGGGCCTCTTCTTGGGCCAGCATGATTACCTTAATGGCTTTTTCTGTGAAGCGTTCAAACATGGCATTTTTCCCATCACCTGCGGTCGTGCCGGTATGCTGATTTTAGCACAGGCTAAAAGTTTGGATGTTTGTATACAAATTTTAGACATCCAATCGCCATCAGACATAGTGATGAGTTAATTTTTAAATTTTTATTACTTTTTATGTAACTTGTGTACTGAGGAGGTTGAATTTTCCAGCGTTTTTGGCACTAATACCAAAGGATAAACCGCTAATGTTGAGATTTTGTTGATATAATCCCAAACATTTATTTATACCATATAGATTGGTACATTGTCAATTATCTGCTCTAGCTATAAGCTTTGGTTATGAAAAGACTAAATTTAGTTTAAAATTCTGATTAAAATGAAGAGCATGGAAATTAAATTTTTTGTCATTAAGAGGGGAATTTTAGGAGTTATGTCGAGCCAGCCTATTTTCGTATGACCACTGGCATTGCGATCGCAGATTGGTTGCTTAACTTCTGGATTAGATATAGAACTATCCTCTGATAAGTAGGTCGGCGTTAAAAATTGTCGTTATGACAAGGCAGGAGGCAGAGGGCAGAAGGCAGGAGGGAAGAGGTTTTTAGGCAACTTTACGTTTCGTTACATACTTCTGTTTTTCTGCGCCTTTCTACTTAATTTCAGGAATGTTTTGGATAAAGCCAACGATAAAACAAGCGAGTTACACGGGGCATGACCAGATAAGTCAAACAAAAAACCGTCAGCGTGATTAACACCAAGGATCGCAGTAAGGGCGGTAAAAATGTTAATACAGGTGCTATGATTACCCCCAGTATCTGAGCTACGGCAAATACTGCTACGGCAGTTAGAATCGCCATTTTGTAGCGTTTGGGTGGCTGCTGAAAAGGTTTTCTGGGTAATGTGAACCAGGTTTCTAAGCCAGTCAGAATTTGGACATTTTGATCCTGTTGCACCAGAGGTTTTACCTTGTCGAGCCAGCGTTGGCGGACGGGGGAATCCATCCATTCCTTGAGATGTTTGTAGCAATCAAACCTCAGAATGATCGCATATTCAGGATGATCTGGATGTTGAGGGCGGATAAAACTGACCCCAGAGTGTCCCTGAAACTGTTGAGCAACCGCAGAAATATCACGCAGCCATTGTTCGTATTCTTGTTCAAGTCCCGGTTTGACTAGATGTGAAATAGCAGCAGTAATAGGTTGTCTGTCAGTATCGAGTGCGATCTTTGGTGTATTTTCAGATGTCATTTTAATTACACTTTTCATCAAAACGCAAAGACCAATTAGATTGACTCAGGCGATCGCTTACAAAGGTATGCCAATCATCTAAGTTTTTGAGAAATTTTGGCTGTTGTAAGTCCGAAAGCCAAAGAATCAGAGCATCTTCATCGTTATCTTTGTAGTAACGTGGTCTTCTGCCGGCAGTTTTGAAACCAAATTTTTGATATAAGCAGATCGCTCCCTGGTTGGAAGCGCGGACTTCGAGGGTAGCTCGCTCTAAACCGCGATCGCTCGCCCTCTTCAGTAAAGAATACAATAAAACCTGTCCCAAACCCTGACGGTGATATTGAGGATGAACCGCCAAAATCGTAATATGTGCTTCCTCTAAAATTGACCAAAAACAACCCATTCCCAACAGTTCAGAATTAGAATATGGGGAAAATAAACCCAGAAAATGACTATTAGGACTTTCCAACTCGCGTCGGTAGCCATCCATTGTCCATAACCCATCAAAACAAACTTTATCCAGTTCTAGCAATGCACTTAAATGCACTATTGTCAAGGATTGAATTTTTAAGTCTAATAAAATCACGGTTAAGGTAACAGGTAACAGGTGACAGGTGACAGGCAAGAGAGGGAGAAGAGACAATCACCCATTACCACGGAAGCGGTAAACTGGGAATTGAGAGAATAAGTCACGCCCGTAATTTTCACAAGGACAACTTTTATTATTTATGGTATCGACTCACCCCGTCGGGGTTCAACCTTCTGGCAATCAATATTTACCTGAAAAGCGAAGCAACACAACACTTTCACCTAATCAAGAACTCTTACCCTTGAGTGCCAGAGTTAATCGTCATAACTGCCTAGAAATCGGTGGGTGTGATGTCACAACGCTGGTTCAGCAGTTTGGTTCACCTTTATATATTTTAGATGAAGAAACTCTGCGGACAGCTTGCCAACAATATCGGGATACTTTCAAACAATACTACAAAGGCGAATCTCAAGTATTGTACGCTTCCAAGGCCTGGAATTGTCTAGCTGTTTGTGCGATCGCTGCCTCAGAAGGTTTAGGAATAGATGTAGTCTCTGGTGGTGAACTTTACACCGCCTTAAAAGCAGGTGTTAGTCCAGATAAAATCTACCTACATGGCAATAATAAATCTCGTGAAGAGCTAATTTTAGCTATCGAGTCTGGTTGTACCATTGTTGCTGACAATTGGCACGAATTACATACATTGGTAAACATAGCAGAAGAAAGACTCATAGCTTCTGAGTCTACACTGAGTACTCAGCACTCAGTACTCAGCACTCGGATTATGTTGCGGTTAACGCCAGGGATTGAATGTCATACCCACGAATATATTCGCACCGGACATTTAGATAGTAAATTTGGTTTTGATCCCAATGATTTAGATCAAGTATTTGCCTTTGTCAGCAAACAACCTAGTTTAAACTGTGTGGGATTACACGCTCATATTGGTTCCCAAATTTTTGAACGTCAACCTCATCGAGACTTGGGTGTGGTGATGGTACAGTGGTTGCGGGATGCGGCCAAATACGATTTAGAATTGACAGAGTTGAACGTTGGTGGTGGTTTAGGAATTAAGTACACAGAATCAGATGATCCCCCTAGCATCGAAGAATGGTCAAAGGCAATTTGTGAAGTAGTTCAACAAGCTTGTGCAGACCAAAATCTGCCCTTACCAAAATTATTATGTGAACCAGGGCGATCGCTAATTGCGACTGCTTGCGTTACAGCCTACACTATTGGTTCAGCTAAGGTAATTCCCGATATTCGTACTTATGTCACGATTGATGGCGGAATGTCTGATAATCCTCGCCCCATAACTTACCAATCAGTTTATCGGGCAGTAGTTGCCAATAAAATGTCAGATTCTTTGACAGAAACAGTCACATTGGCTGGTAAACATTGTGAATCAGGAGATATTCTGATTAAAAATGCCCAACTGCCAAAAACTGAACCAGGCGATATTCTCGTAGTTATGGGAACTGGTGCGTACAATTACAGTATGGCATCTAACTACAACCGTCTGCCCCGACCGGCAGCTGTTTTAGTAGCGAATGGCGAAGCAAATTTAATTTTGCAGCGCGAAACTTATCAAGACATCATTCGACAAGATTGCCTACCAGAAAGACTTAAATAGTGGTTAGTCATTGGTCATTGGTCATTAGACTGATCTGATAGCTGGTGTGGCGTAACCCATAAATTAGGTTTTAACCCTTAATTTGTAAGGCTTTAAGCTTCAGAAAGCGGATATGTCTATTAACTAAAAACCAATGACTAATGACTAATGACTAATTAGCACTGACAAACGACTAAACAGTAATCCAGATGTCATGAGAGATTGGTGGAAGCAATGGCTGATAAACCCAGGATGGTCACAGTCCTTGCTGCTTGGGACTCTGGATATTTTGTTGGTGCTGGCGCTGACATATATGATCCTAGTGATTATTAGTGAACGCCGGACGCTGTGGATGGTGCGGGGATTTATAATCTTGATGCTTGCCTCAGCATTGAGCGGTACTTTAGGGCTACCTCTACTCAATTTCGTTCTAGAAAAATTGGTAATTGGTTGCGCTGTAGCGATGGCAGTAGCACTCCAGTCAGAATTTCGCCGATTTTTGGAACAACTAGGACGGGGTGAATTCCGGCAGTTATTCCAACCCAACCGTTTGGCAGTTCCTAAATCTGATAGCGTCATTGATGAAATTGTTGATGCAGTTAAAGAACTGTCAAAAAATCGAATTGGCGCTTTGCTGATTTTGGAAACTTCTGGACCAATTGATGAGCGAGATTTTTCTGTACCTGGAGTCAAGTTAAATGCAGAAGTTTCTAAGGAACTGATACAGACAATCTTTCAGCCAAAAACTTTATTACACGACGGGGCAACTTTAATTCGTGGTTCGCGGATTGTAGCATCAGGTATAATTTTACCACTTTCGGGACGCACAGCCTCGCGCCAGTTGGGTACACGCCATCGGGCAGCAATGGGAATTACTGAGCGGGTCGAAAATTGCATTTGTGTCGTTGTATCAGAAGAAACGGGTTCTATTTCCTTAGCGGAACGGGGAACTCTATACAGACCACTGACGATTAAGAAGCTAAAAGAATCTTTAGAGGTTAGATTTTCGCCAACTGTAGATCGGGAAGCAGTTGCTCCTGGTCTTTTAAGTTTAATTCGTCAAATTGGTGGAAAAACACTAGCATTGGGTTCACGATTACTCGGTTTATTATCGACTGCTTCTCGAAGTAAAAAATGACAACACAACATACTGAACTACAATATTTACCTTCTGATTTAAAAAAAGAACTACTTCCCCAGCACGTTGCGGTGATTATGGATGGCAATGGTCGATGGGCTAAACGTCAAGGTTTACCCCGGATTATGGGTCATAAAGCTGGTGTAGATGCTATTAAGGATTTACTCCGCTGCTGTAAGGATTGGGGTATTAAGGCATTGACTGTTTATGCTTTTTCCACGGAAAACTGGAAAAGACCACAGGAGGAAGTAGAGTTTTTGATGACTCTGTTCCAGCGAGTTTTGCGTCAAGAACTGCGGGAAATGGTTGAGGAAAATGTGCAAATTCAGTTTGTGGGGAATTTGCAAGCTTTGCCAAAAGCACTCCAAGAGGAGATTTCTCGCTCTATGGCAGAAACTAAGGAGAATCGCAGTATCCGGTTTACTGTAGCCACA contains the following coding sequences:
- a CDS encoding ATP-dependent Clp protease ATP-binding subunit; protein product: MFERFTEKAIKVIMLAQEEARRLGHNFVGTEQILLGLIGEGTGVAAKVLKSMGVNLKDARIEVEKIIGRGSGFVAVEIPFTPRAKRVLELSLEEARQLGHNYIGTEHLLLGLIREGEGVAARVLENLGVDLSKVRTQVIRMLGETAEVSPGGGPSGRTKTPTLDEFGSNLTQMATDNKLDPVVGRAKEIERVIQILGRRTKNNPVLIGEPGVGKTAIAEGLASRIANKDIPDILEDKRVVTLDIGLLVAGTKYRGEFEERLKKIMDEIRSAGNVILVIDEVHTLIGAGAAEGAIDAANILKPALARGELQCIGATTLDEYRKHIERDAALERRFQPVMVGEPTVDETIEILYGLRERYEQHHKLKISDEALVAAAKLSDRYISDRYLPDKAIDLVDEAGSRVRLINSQLPPAAKELDKELRQILKEKDDAVRSQDFDRAGELRDREMEIKAEIRTIAQTKSNGASGDGIEPVVTEEDIAHIVASWTGVPVNKLTESESEKLLHMEDTLHQRLIGQEDAVKAVSRAIRRARVGLKNPNRPIASFVFSGPTGVGKTELAKSLASYFFGSEEAMIRLDMSEYMERHTVSKLIGSPPGYVGYNEGGQLTEAVRRRPYTVVLFDEIEKAHPDVFNMLLQILEDGRLTDAKGRTVDFKNTLLILTSNIGSKVIEKGGSGIGFEFSEDATETQYNRIRSLVNEELKQYFRPEFLNRLDEIIVFRQLNKIEVTQIAEIMLKEVFGRLTEKGIVLEVTDRFKERLITEGYSPSYGARPLRRAIMRLLEDSLAEEILSGRIKDGDTALVDVDENGIVQVSSQQTRELLPQGVES
- a CDS encoding antibiotic biosynthesis monooxygenase — encoded protein: MTSENTPKIALDTDRQPITAAISHLVKPGLEQEYEQWLRDISAVAQQFQGHSGVSFIRPQHPDHPEYAIILRFDCYKHLKEWMDSPVRQRWLDKVKPLVQQDQNVQILTGLETWFTLPRKPFQQPPKRYKMAILTAVAVFAVAQILGVIIAPVLTFLPPLLRSLVLITLTVFCLTYLVMPRVTRLFYRWLYPKHS
- the rimI gene encoding ribosomal protein S18-alanine N-acetyltransferase; translated protein: MILLDLKIQSLTIVHLSALLELDKVCFDGLWTMDGYRRELESPNSHFLGLFSPYSNSELLGMGCFWSILEEAHITILAVHPQYHRQGLGQVLLYSLLKRASDRGLERATLEVRASNQGAICLYQKFGFKTAGRRPRYYKDNDEDALILWLSDLQQPKFLKNLDDWHTFVSDRLSQSNWSLRFDEKCN
- the lysA gene encoding diaminopimelate decarboxylase → MVSTHPVGVQPSGNQYLPEKRSNTTLSPNQELLPLSARVNRHNCLEIGGCDVTTLVQQFGSPLYILDEETLRTACQQYRDTFKQYYKGESQVLYASKAWNCLAVCAIAASEGLGIDVVSGGELYTALKAGVSPDKIYLHGNNKSREELILAIESGCTIVADNWHELHTLVNIAEERLIASESTLSTQHSVLSTRIMLRLTPGIECHTHEYIRTGHLDSKFGFDPNDLDQVFAFVSKQPSLNCVGLHAHIGSQIFERQPHRDLGVVMVQWLRDAAKYDLELTELNVGGGLGIKYTESDDPPSIEEWSKAICEVVQQACADQNLPLPKLLCEPGRSLIATACVTAYTIGSAKVIPDIRTYVTIDGGMSDNPRPITYQSVYRAVVANKMSDSLTETVTLAGKHCESGDILIKNAQLPKTEPGDILVVMGTGAYNYSMASNYNRLPRPAAVLVANGEANLILQRETYQDIIRQDCLPERLK
- the cdaA gene encoding diadenylate cyclase CdaA — encoded protein: MRDWWKQWLINPGWSQSLLLGTLDILLVLALTYMILVIISERRTLWMVRGFIILMLASALSGTLGLPLLNFVLEKLVIGCAVAMAVALQSEFRRFLEQLGRGEFRQLFQPNRLAVPKSDSVIDEIVDAVKELSKNRIGALLILETSGPIDERDFSVPGVKLNAEVSKELIQTIFQPKTLLHDGATLIRGSRIVASGIILPLSGRTASRQLGTRHRAAMGITERVENCICVVVSEETGSISLAERGTLYRPLTIKKLKESLEVRFSPTVDREAVAPGLLSLIRQIGGKTLALGSRLLGLLSTASRSKK
- a CDS encoding isoprenyl transferase, whose amino-acid sequence is MTTQHTELQYLPSDLKKELLPQHVAVIMDGNGRWAKRQGLPRIMGHKAGVDAIKDLLRCCKDWGIKALTVYAFSTENWKRPQEEVEFLMTLFQRVLRQELREMVEENVQIQFVGNLQALPKALQEEISRSMAETKENRSIRFTVATNYGGRQEILQACRAIAQKVQQGLLQPEEISEEVFESHLYTAGVADPDLLIRTSGEMRLSNFLLWQMAYGEIYITDALWPDFDRSEFHRALSAYQQRERRFGQI